In Cryptosporangium minutisporangium, the genomic stretch GGGGACCCGTTTCGGGTGCACGAAGCTGGTGGCCTCGATCCGCCGCGCACCGGCCGCGATCAGCGCCTCGATGTACGCGATCTTCGCCTCGGTCGACACCAGCGCGCTCTCGTTCTGCAGCCCGTCGCGGGGCCCGACCTCCACGATCTCCACGGCTGCCATGCGTCCTCCCTCGACCACGGACACCTGTCTAGCATCGTCCGCGAGATGTATGCAATCCCCGAGAAACAAGCAGGAGAACCCTTGAAAGAACGCACTTCGATCCACTACATGTATGCAATCGACGAACGGAGTGGCCTCCGATGACGGCAGCGAGCGATCGCGCGGCGGACGAGCTGCGCTTCCGGATCCTGGGCGGGGAGTTCGTCCCCGGCGAGCGGCTCGGCGAGTCCGAACTCGCCGCGACGCTCGGCGTGAGCCGCACGCCCGTCCGCGAAGCCCTGCGCAAACTCGCCGCCGACGGACTGGTGGAGATCACCCCGAACAAGGGCGCCCGCGTCGTCGAGCACCCGCGTGCCGACCTCGACGCGATCTTCGCGATCCGCGCGCACGTCGAGGGCCTGGCCGCGCGGGCGGCGGCCGCCGTCGCGTCCGACGACGACGTCGATCGGCTCGAGGAGATCGCCACCGCGCTGGAGAAGCACTCCGACGCCGGCCGGCTGGACGAGGTGTACCAGCTGAACGCGGAGTTCCACGGCCTGCTCAACGGCCTCGCCCGCAGCAGCGTGCTGACCAACACCGTCAGCCAGTTGATCCACGCGTCGGTGCTGTTCCGGACGCTGCACGCCTTCGACGAGGCCGCTCGCCGCCGCAGCTGCGCGCACCACCACGAGATCGTCGCCGCGCTGCGCGCCCGCGACCCGGACTGGGCCGAAGCCGTCATGCACGCGCATCTCTACTCCGCCCGCGCGTCCCTGCTCGGACCCCGCCACCCCGCCGTCGAGGAGGCACCATGACCGATCGACCGCTCCCCCTCCGCGACGTCCGCGTGGTCGAGCTGGGCCAGCTCCTGGCCGGCCCGTTCTGCGGCCAGCTGCTCGGCGACTTCGGCGCCGAGGTCATCAAGGTCGAGGACCCGACGAAGGGCGACCCGATGCGGCAGTGGGGCCGGGAGAAGCCGCACGGCCGCTCGCTCTGGTGGCCGGTGGTCGCCCGGAACAAGAAGTCGGTCACCTGCGACCTGCGGACGGCCGACGGTCAGCGGCTCGTCCGCGAGCTGGTCGGCCACGCCGACGTCCTCCTGGAGAACTTCCGGCCGGGGACGCTGGAGCGCTGGGGCCTCGCGCCGGAACAGCTCTGGGAGATCAACCCGCGGCTGGTGGTCACCCGGGTCACCGGCTACGGCCAGACCGGGCCGTACGCCGCGCGGGCCGGGTTCGGCTCGATCGGCGAGGCGATGGGCGGCATCCGGTACGTCACCGGCTCCGCCGACCAACCGCCGTCCCGGGCCGGTATCTCGCTGGGCGACTCCCTCGCCGCGATGCACGCCACCCTCGGCACGCTGGTCGCGCTGCACGAACGCGGCAAATCGAACAAAGGCCAGGTCGTCGACGCGGCGATCTACGAGTCGGTGCTCGGGCTGATGGAGTCGCTGCTCTCCGAGTGGCAGCACGCCGGCTACCAGCGGGAACGAACGGGCCCGGTGTTGCCGAACGTCGCGCCGAGCAACGTCTACCCGACCCGGGACGGCGACAGCATCCTGATCGCGGCGAACCAGGACAGCGTCTTCGGCCGGCTCGCGGCCGTGATGGACCGTCCGGAGCTGCGCGAGCACCCGCACTACGCAACGCACGGCGCCCGCGGCGAGTACATGGACGAGCTGGACGCGCTCATCGCGGAGTGGACCGCCCGGTACCACACCGAGGACCTGCTGGCGCGGCTGCACGAGGCCGGTGTCCCGGCGGGGCGCATCTACCGGGCGAAGGACATGTTCGAGGATCCGCACTTCGCCGCCCGCGACGCGATCGTCACCGTGCCGGACCCCGCGCTGGGCCCGATCGCGATGCAGAACGTCTTTCCCAAGCTGTCCGCCTCACCGGGGTCGGTGCGCCGCACCGGTCCCGCGCTCGGCGAGCACAACGACGAGATCTACCGGGGCCTGCTGGGCCTGTCCGGCGAGGAACTCGAACGGCTCAGCAGAGCCGGAACCATCTGAGAGGGGAGGCGCGGATGCGCTATCGGTTAGGTGTCGACGTCGGTGGCACGTTCACCGACGTACTGCTCATCGACGAAGACAGCGGCGAGTCCTTCCGCGCCAAGACCCCGTCCACACCGCACGACCAGTCGGTCGGCGTCCTCACCGGGATCGGCAAGGTGTGCGCCTCCGCCGGGACCACCGTGGACGCCATCGGCTCGGTCCTGCACGGGACGACCGTCGCGACGAACGCGATCCTGGAGGGCAAGGGCGCGCGCGTCGGCCTGGTCACCACCGCGGGATTCCGGCAGGTGCTGCAGATCGCCCGCTCGTTCGTGCCCGGCGGCCTGGCCGGGTGGATCATCTGGCCGAAGCCCGAGCCACTGGCCGCGCTGGAGCACACGGTCGAGGCGATCGAGCGGATCGGCGCCGATGGGTCGGTCGTCACCCCGCTGGACGAGGACGACCTGCGCGGGAAGCTGCGGAGCCTGCGCGCCGCCGGTGTCGAGGCGCTGGCGGTCGCGCTGATCAACGCGTACGTGACCGCCCGCCACGAGGACCGCATCGCCGAGATCGCGGCCGAGGAGCTACCCGGGATCCCGGTGTCGGTCTCCTCCCGGGTGCTGCCCGAGCTGCGGGAGTACGAGCGGACGATCACGACGGTCGCCAACGGCTACGTGCAGCCGCAGGTGGCCCGCTACCTGGAGAACATGGGGCAGCGGCTGGACCGGAAGCTCTACATCCTGCGCAGCGACGGTGGCCTGGCGAGCGCGCCGGCGGCCGCCGCCAACCCGGTGTCGATGCTGCTCTCCGGCCCGGCGGGCGGCGTCAGCGGCGCGGTCTGGGCCGCTGCTCAGGCCGGGTACACCGACCTGCTGACGTTCGACATGGGCGGCACCTCGACCGACGTCGCGCTGGTGCAGGGCGGCGTGCCGCGGATCGGGCGGGAGACCAAGGTCGGTGACCTCACGGTCCGGTCGGCGTCCGTGGACGTCCGTACCGTCGGCGCCGGCGGTGGGTCGATCGCGCACGTCCCCGAGCTCACCCGCGCGCTGCGAGTCGGGCCGCAGTCGGCGGGCGCCGACCCCGGACCGGCCGCGTACGGCAAGGGCGGCGCGGAGCCCACGGTGACCGACGCGAACGTCGTCCTGGGGTACCTGCCGTCCGAGCTGGCCGGTGGCGAGATCGCGCTCGATCGGGACGCCGCCCGTGCTGCGGTGGCACGGATCGCGGACGGTATGGGGCTGGGCAGTGTCGAGAAGGCGGCGGCGGGCGTCGTCGACATCGTCAACGAGAACATGTTCGGGGCGCTGCGGCTGGTCTCCGTGCAGCAGGGCTACGACCCCCGTGACTTCGCGCTGGTCGCGTTCGGTGGGGCCGGGCCGCTGCACGCCAACGCGCTCGGCGTCCTGACCGGAGCCTGGCCGGTGATCATCCCGCCGTCGCCCGGCGTCCTCTGCGCCTACGGGGACGCGACCACCGGCCTGCGCGACGAGGCCGCCCGGACCTACATCCGGCGGTTCTCCGAACTGACCGACGCCGAGGTCCACGGGCTCTTCACCGAGCTCGCCGAGCAGGCGGTCGCCACCCTCGAGGCCGAGGGTGTCCCGCGGGAGGCCCAGACCCTCACCTACCAGGCCGACCTGCGCTACCACGGCCAAGGTTTCGAGATCACGGTCGCGGTCGACCTGGCGGCGTTCGACCCGGCGGGCAACCCCGGCCTCTCGGCGCTCGGCACCGCGTTCGACGCCGAGCACCAGCGATTGTTCTCGTTCCTGCTGGACACCAACGAACACGAGCTGGTGAGCGCCCGCGCGGCGGCCACCGGCCCGCGCCCGCACGTCCGCTCCACCGCACTGGCCGCAGGCGACCCCGACCCGGCCGGCGCCCTCCGCACCACGACCACCGTGTACGTCGGCGGCAGCGCAGGCGAGGCAGCCGTCTACGACCGGGAGAAGCTGCTCGCCGGCAACGTCGTTCCCGGCCCGGCGATCGTCACCGAGATGGACTCCACGACGCTCGTGCTGCCCGGCCACGCGGCGACCGTGCACCCCAGCGGTTGCCTGCTCATTCGTCCGGTATCGGAAGGAGTCTGAGATGGCCCGGATCCTCGAGTCCGCCACCGAGCCGGTGACCTCCGTCGACGTCGACCCGGTCACGCTCGACATCATCGAGAACGCGCTGCGCAACGCCCGCTACGAGATGGACGAAGTGCTGTTCCGGACCGCGCTCTCACCGGGCATCCGCGAGCAGCACGACGAGTTCCCGCTGATCGGCGACCCGTCCGGGCGGATGGTCGTGGGCCAGTTCGGGCTCTCGATCCCGGCGCTGCTCGACCGGTACGACGGCACGATCGGCGAAGGCGACGTGCTGCTCACCTCCGACCCGTACTCCTGCGACGGCGCGATCAGCCACGCCAACGACTGGCTGGTCGTGATGCCGATCTACGTCGACGGGCGGGTCGTCGGCTGGTCCTCGATGTTCGGGCACATGTCCGACGTCGGGGGCAAGACCGTCAGCTCGATGCCGACCGACGCGCACACGATCTACGAAGAGGGCGTGGTCATCCCGCCCTTCAAACTCTACGCGGGCGGTGTGCTCAACTCCGACGCGCTGCGGATCATCCTCAACCAGGTCCGCCAGCCGGAGTGGAACCGGGCCGACCTCAACGGCATCGTCGCCGCGTGCCGGACGGCGTCCCGCCGGATCCAGGAGCTGTGCTCCCGGTTCGGCGTCGACACCTATCTCTCCGCCCTCGATGCGCTGCTGGACCGGAACTACCAGGCGATGAAGACGCTGCTCACGACGATCTTCGCGGACGGCGAGACGATCCGGTTCTCCGACTACATCTGCGACGACGGCGTCGGGTACGGGCCGTACGAGCTGACGCTGTCGCTGACCCGCACCGGGGAGAAGGTGCTGCTCGACTTCACCGGCAGTTCGCCGCAGTCGCCCGGGCCGATCAACTACTACCTGAACGAGAACCTGGCCCGGATGTTCTTCGGGATCTACCTGATCACGGTCGCCGACCCGCAGATCCTCTGGAACGACGGCTTCTACCCGCTGGTCGACGTCCACATCCCGGAGAACACGTTCTGGAAGCCGAAACACCCGGCGGCGCTGAACGCCCGCAACCACGGCGTCGGGCGGATCTTCGACCTGTTCGGCGGGCTGCTGGGGCAGAAGAACCCGGACCTGCTCAACGCCGCCGGGTTCTCCTCGTCCCCGCACTTCATGTACTCCGGGCACTACGTCGACGGCGACCGAGCCGGCGAGTGGTTCCAGCTGTACTCGATCGGCTTCGGCGGGATCCCCGGGCGGCCGATCGGCGACGGCCCGGACGGCCACTCGCTCTGGCCGTCGTTCGTCAACATCCCGTGCGAGTACCTGGAGTCGTACTACCCACTGCGGATCGAGCGCTGGGAGACCGTGCCGGATACCGGCGGGGCCGGGCTGCACCGCGGCGGCAACGGCGTCGACGTCGCGTACCGGTTCCTGCAGCCGGGGACGATCGCGATCCACGACGACCGGTGGCTGACCTACCCGTGGGGCGTCAACGGGGGTGACCCGGGCTCGCGCGGGCGCAAGTGGATCGACCGGGCGGACGGGACCCGGGAGGTCCTGCCGTCGAAGATCCACGACGTGGCCGTGGGGATCGGGGACGTGCTGCACTTCGTGACCTGGGGTGGCGGCGGCTGGGGTGACCCGCTGGAGCGGGATCCGGCGCTGGTGGCCCTGGAGGTACGGCGGGGCCTGGTGAGCCCGGAGGGGGTCGCCCGGTACGGCGTCGTCCTCGACCCGTCCGGCGCGGTCGACGGGCCGGCCACCGACGCGTTGCGGGCGGGCCTGCGGGAGACCCGGCCGGCGCCCGCGGTGTTCGACATGGGGCCGCCGCTCGCGACGATCCTGGCGAACTGCGAGGCCGAGACCGGTCTGCCCGCCCCGCGGCCCCCGGCCGAGGCGGCGCGCGTCGTCACGTCCGAGTAACTGGTGTTCGTGCGGTCCGGCAGACGCCGGGCCGCACGAACCGTCGTCGGGAGGATCCCGTGAGCGATCTGTCGAAAGACTATGGCGACGCCGGGTTCGGGCGGCCGCTCGACTGGGGGACGTCGCCCGCGGTCCTCGTGATCGACATGGTGCGGGCGTACTTCCAGCCCGGCGCGGAGCTCTACCTGGGTTCCCGGTCGTGCCTGGACTCCGCCGCCCGCGTAGTGACCACCGCACGGCGGGCCGGGGTCCCGGTCCTCGTCACCCAGGTCGTCTACGCCGCCGACGGGGCCGACGGCGGGCTGTTCTACCGCAAGGTGGGCGCGCTCCGGCACTTCGCCGCCGGGGCGTCCGGGGACCTCGGTGACGTGATGCCGGAGGTGGCGCCGCAGCCCGGCGACGTGGTCATCACCAAGCAGTACGCCAGCGCGTTCTTCGGCACGTCGCTCGCGGCCACGCTCGCGTCCCGGCGGATCGACACGCTGGTGATCTGCGGCGTCAGCACCAGCGGGTGCGTGCGCGCGACCGCCGTCGACGCGATCTCGTCCGGTTACGTCCCGATCGTCGTGCGGGAGGCCGTCGGCGATCGGGATCCGCGTCCGCACGAGGCCAGCCTGTTCGACCTGGCCGCCAAGTACGCCGAAGTCTGGTCCGAAGCGGACGTCGTGCGGCGGCTGCGTGCCGGATCGGCCGGAACCGACGGGCGAGACGCTAATCGACGTTAACATGAGCCTCGCTTCGCCAACGACGGCGTGAGGAGTGGCCATGACCGCGATCAGCGAGCGCCCCCGCGAGTACGACCCCATCGACATCAGCTCGCAAGTATTCTGGTCGACCACCGCTCCCGAGCGTGAGCGCACGTTCGCGATCCTGCGGGAACAGCGGCCGATCTCCTGGCACCCCACCCCGGAGAGTGGGCTCGCCGACCAGCCCGACGACCCGGGATTCTGGGCAGTCATGCAGCACGCGGACATCGTCGAGGTGAGCCGGCGCAACGACGTGTTCGTCTCCGGCAAGGGCGTGATGTTCGGCAACGTGCCCGAAGAACTGCTCGAAATGTCCCAGTCGTTCATCGCGATGGACCCGCCGCGGCACACGATCATCCGCAAACTGGTGAGCGCCGCGTTCACCCCGCGGCACGTCGCCCGCATCGAGGACCAGATCGCGGCGAACGCCCGCGTGATCGTCGCCGAGCTCGCGGAGCTCTTAGCCGCCGGCGGGGACGTCGACTTCGTGTCGCACTGCGCGTCCAAGCTGCCGATGCAGACGCTCGCGCAGATGATGGGCATCCCGGAGTCCGATTGGGATGCCGTGGTGACCCACGCGAACACGCTGGTCTCCGTCGCCGACCCGGTGTTCCTCGGCGACCGTGACCCGGTGGCCGTGCTGCTGGACGCGCTGTTCGCGCTGCACCAGGAGGCGCTCGAGCTGGCCGGTCGGCGCCGGGTGGAACCCCGCGACGACCTGATGACGAGCCTGGTGCAGGCCGAAGTGGACGGCGCGCGGCTCACCGACGCCGAGATCGCGGCGTTCTTCGTCCTGCTGTCGGTGGCGGGGAACGACACCACCCGCCAGACGACCAGCCACGCGATGCGCGCGCTGACGGTCTTCCCGGAGCAGAAGGAGTGGCTGCTGGCGGACTTCGACGGCCGCATTGGCAGCGCGGTCGAGGAGTTCGTCCGGTGGGCCACCCCGGTCATGACGTTCCGCCGTACCGCCGTCGCCCCGTTCACCCTGCACGGTCAGGAGATCGCCGCCGGGGACAAGGTCGTGATGTTCTACGCGTCCGGCAACTGGGACACCGACGTGTTCGACCACCCGGAGCAGTTCAACCTGGCGCGCAAGCCCAACCCGCACGTGGCGTTCGGCGGTGGCGGTGCGCACTACTGCCTCGGCAGCAACGTTGCGAAGGTCCAGTTACGGTGCCTCTTCCGCGAACTGCTGCACCAGCTCCCGACGCTGCGCGTGGGTGAGCCCGAGTACGTCGTCGGTGCGTTCATCCACGCGATCCGCAGGATGCCCTGCGAGTTCTGATCGGGCCGGCCGCCGGGCACAGGTCCGGCGGCCGGCGGATCAGGACGAGTGCGCGAGGGTCTTGGTGCGGTTCCGGAAGAGCCAGAAGCCCAGCGCCCGCGGCATCCGCCGGGGACGCGACTGGGCGACGTAGGGCTGCCAGACCGAGCGCAGGTGCTCCGGTACCTCGCTGTCGCTGAGGTGGCGGTTGCACGAGTCGCACGGAACCCGTTCCAGTGCCGCGTAGAGCGCCTTGGCGGTACGGGCCGCTTCGACGCGCTCGTACCAGTCGCAGCAGCGGTCCGACTGCCCTAACTCGGACGTGTGGGGCATGAACAGTGTCCCTTCGACGGCGGCGTCGATGAATCCTGGCCCGATCATGCCTGCTGTTGTGATTTCTGTCTCGATGATCGGTGTGCCCGATAAGAAATCCGCGGTCAGAAGCCCGGGAAGACCGCGCGCAGGGCGTCCAGGTCCACGTTCTGGGCCGTGACCGACGGACTGTGAGCGGGATCCAGGCGACCGTAGAGCAGCCGCAGGAACGCCTCCGCCGGCAGGTCGAGCGAGCCGGTGCTCTCGCCGCCGTCCCACGGCTCCAGCGCGACCTGCTCGCCCAGGACCAGCGCGTACTCCCGGTCCGGGTCGGTGAGCGTGACGTGGATCCGCCCGGCCGGGCCGGGCTTGCCCGCGAACCGGACGAGCTGCTGAGCGACGTCGAGCACGATGCCGACGGCGTCGGGCAGCACGGTGGCGGAGGGGTCGAGCATCACCTCGACGTCCCAGACGTGCACGGCGTGCTCGGACAGCCGCGAGGAGACGAACCCGGCGACGTCGCTCGGCCCGCTCCAGAGCGCGAACGTGAGCGACGCGCGCTGGTCGGCGTCGAGCGCCTCGACCTTCTCGACGAGACGCGCGTCCGCGGTGAGCACGTCCGCCGCCTGCGCGTCCGGGGTCTTGGCGTCCCACACCGCCCAGATCGCCTGGAAATCCTCCTGCACCGGCGGCTCTTGACCGTTGACGGCCGCGTCGAAGAGCAGCTCGTTGATCTCGGCGCCGGACCCGAGGTGGGACAGCACCTGGGCGATCGTCCACTCGGACGGGTAGCCGGGGCTGCGGACCTGGTCGGCGGTGAGCGGGGCGGCGACGGCGCGGAGCCGGTCGTGCGAGGCGCGGAGTGCGGCGATGCGGGTGCGGGCCTCGGCGTCAGAAGTGCTCATGGCGTCACTGTAGGACGCCGACCGTGCGCGCGGCCGGGCCCCGCCGCCGGGCCCAGGCGGTCACGGCGTCGCGACGACCACCTCGGTGCCGGCCCGGCGGATCTCGTCCAGCCCTGCCGGGTCGGCCGTCGAGTCGGTGACCAGCACCGAGACGTCGGTGACCGGGCAGATCCCGGCCAGGTACACGCGCCCGACCTTCGAGCCGTCCGCCACCACGATCACCCGCTCGGCGCGGCGGATCAGGCACGCGTTGGTGTGCGCCTCGATCTCGTCGTGGGTGGTCAGGCCACCGCGGGCGCTGATGCCGTCCACCCCGACGACCGCGACCTGGATGTTCAGCCCCTCCAGCGTCCGGTCGGCGATCGGCCCGACCAGCTCGTAGGACTGGGTCCGGGAGACACCACCGGTCATGATCAGCTTCAGCCGCGGCCGCAGCGCGAGCTCGGAGGCGACGTTCAGCGCGTTGGTGACGACCGTGAGGTCCACCCGCTCGGCCAGCAGCCGGGCCAGCAGGTGCGTCGTCGTGCCGCCGGTCAGCCCGAGCGTCAGCGGCCCTTTCGGCAGCAGCGCCGCCGCGCGCCGGGCGACCAGCGCCTTCGCGTCCCGGTTCTGCCCGGCCCGGTACCGCACCGGGAGCTCGTACGCCACGTCCACTGCGACCGCACCGCCGTGCGTCCGGGAGAGCAGCTTCTGGTCCTCCAGGATCTGCAGGTCGCGGCGGATCGTCGCCGCGGAAACCGCGAACTCGTCGGCCAGCACGCCCGCATCCACCGAACCGTCGGCGGCCAGCCGCTGCAGGACGACCGACACCCGCTCGGCGCGGCGCAGGGAACTCCGCGGCACCCGGTACCCCCTCGACTCGCGCAGTTCAGTCTGCACGTTTGCGTTCGAATCTTTGTCCAACGCGCACAACCGAGCATAATCCTCGGTCATGGACGCCACCGCCCACGAGATCTCCAGCCAGCCCGACGTCTGGGAGCGCGCGCTGACGCTGGCCGACGACGCCCACGCGGTCGTCGCCGCGCCCGGCGACCGGACACTGATCCTGGGCTGCGGTACGTCCTGGTTCGTCGCGCAGAGCCTCGCCGAGCTGCGGGAAGCCGCCGGATTCGGGGAGACCGACGCGCTCTGCGCCTCGGAGTACGTGCCCCGCCGCCGTTACGACCGGGTCGTGGCGATCACCCGCTCGGGCACCTCCACCGAGGTGCTCGACGCGCTCCGCGCGGTGCCGTCCGGTACCCGCCGAGTGGCCGTCACCGCGGTCACCGGTGAGGCGGTCGACGACCTGGTCGACGAGCGGCTGGTGCTGAACTTCGCCGACGAGACCAGCGTCGTCCAGACGCGCTTCCCCACTACCGTGCTGGCCACCGCCCGCGCGGCGTTCGGCGCGGACCTGACCCACCTGGTCGCCGACGGACGCGCCGCGCTCGCCGCCCCGCTCCCGGCGGACCCCGCCGCCGTCGACCACCTGGTCTTCCTCGGCACCGGCTGGACCGTCGGCCTGGCGCACGAGGCCGCACTCAAGGCCCGTGAGGCGGCGCAGGCCTGGTCGGAGTCGTACCCGGCCCGCGACTACCGGCACGGTCCGGTCGCGGTCGCCGGTGCGCGGTCGCTGGTGTGGTCGTTCGGCGCCGTTCCGGAGAGCCTCGACGACGTCGCCCGCTCCGCCGGTGCGACGCCGTACCGGGACACCCGCGACCCGCTCGCCCAGTTGGTCCTCGCCCAGCGGTTCGCGGTGGCGCTCGCCGCGCACCGCGGGCTCGACCCCGACCGGCCGCGCCTGCTCACCCGGTCCGTCGTCCTCGCGTGACCACGATCCCCGCCGCCCCGCGCGCTCAGCGATGAGGCCGGATCCCGCGGGCCGGGGCGCACGTCGGCTCGTCGCTCACCCGGCCCGCAGCGCAGCGCGGATCTCGTCGGGTGTGGCCTGGGCCGCGGTGCCGCCGGCGGCCCGGGTGCTCAGCGACCCGGCCGCGGCGGCCCAGGCCACCGCCTCGTCCAGCGGTGCGCCCGCGAGGCGCGCGGCCAGGAAGCCGGCGTTGAAGCTGTCGCCGGCACCGGTCGTGTCGACGAGGTCCACCGGCACGATCGGGGCTGCGCACTCGCCGTCCACCGCCCAGGCGCGTCCGCCGCGGGCGCCGTCCTTGAGCACCACCGTGGTTCCTGCCGTGACCAGCGACTTCGCCGCGCTTTCCGGGTCGTCGGCCCCGGTCACCGCGAGCAGCTCGGCGGTGTTGGGCAGGAAGACGTCGACCTGGGCGAGCAGGTCCCGGATCCCGGTCCAGCGTTCGGCCGGGTCCCAGTTCGTGTCCAGTGACGTGCCGATACCCGCCGCCCGGGCCCGTGCGAGCACGTCGGCGAGCCCGTCGGCGAGTCTCGGCTGGAGGAACACCGACGCGACGTGCAGGTGCCGCGTTCGACGCAACAGCTCGTCGGTGACGTCGTCGGGCGAGAGGGTCGGGATCGTGCCCGGCAACGTGAGGATCGCCCGGTCGTCCGGCGCGGACAGGACGACCGACAGCCCGGTCGGCTGGGCCCCGCCCGGTCGCGGGCTGTACAGCGCGACTCCGCGGTCGGCGAGCCAGCCGCGGGTCACGGTGCCGAACACGTCGTCGCCGACGCGGGCCAGCAGCGCCGTCCGCAGGCCGAGCCGGGCGCACCCGGCGGCGGTGATCGCCGCCGACCCGCCGAGCACCAGGTCCGCCCGGGAGAGCAGCTGCTCGGCCTGCCCGAACCGGGGTACGACGTCACCCCGCAGGACGAGGTCGGGGTTCGCGTCGCCGACAACCAGGACGTCGAGGTCTCGAGTGCTCATCCGGCCATCTTCGGTCATCGCCGACCGTCGCCCCGACCGGGACGCCACGGCATGATTCTCACCGTCACGCTCAATCCGGCGCTCGACCTCACCTACCGGGTGGGGCGCCTGCTGCCCCACCGCACGCACCGGGTCTCCTCCGTGGACGAGCGCCCCGGCGGCAAGGGGCTCAACGTCGCCCGGATCCTGCACGCCGCCGGCGAGCCGGTGCGCGCCACCGGTGTGCTCGGCGGGGACACCGGCGCGCGGGTCGCCCGGCTGCTCGACCGCGACCGGATCGAGACCGCGTTCACGCCGATCGCCGACGAGACGCGCCGCACGGTCACGATCACCGACTGCGACGCCACCGGCTTCTGGGAGCCCGGGCCGACCGTCACGCCCGCCGAGTGGGGCGCGTTCCGCGCCCGGTACCTCCGGTTGCTCGGGTCCGTGTCGGTCGTCGTGCTCTCCGGGTCGCTCCCCCGCGGCCTTCCGGTCGACGCCTACGCGAGGCTGATCGCGGACGCCACGGCGGCGGGCGTCCGCACCGTGCTCGACACCAGCGGCGACGCGTTACGCGCGGGGGTCGCGGCCGGCCCCGACCTGGTCAAACCCAACACCGAAGAGCTGGTCGCCCTCGTCCACGGCGCCCCGGACGCGACGCCGCCCCGGGCCGCGGCGGATGAGGGCGCCGTGGCGCGGCTGGCCGCGCTCGCGGACGCGGCACGGGCCCTCGGGGCGGGCGCGGTGGTCGCCTCTGCCGGTCCGGACGGGCTGGTGGCCGTCACCGCCGAGGGCAGCTGGCACGCCCGGCCACCGGAGGTCGTCACCGGCAACCCCACCGGCGCCGGGGACGCGTTCGCCGCGACGCACGCCCGCGGCCTGCGCGACCGTACGCCCTGGCCCACCGTCCTCGCCGACGCGGTGGCGCTCTCCGTGCCGGCGGTCGCGGTGGCGGTCGCCGGCGCCGTCGACCCGTCCGTGGCCGCGCGGCTCCGCCCGTCCGTGTCCGTCACGCCCGTCCTCGAGGAGCACCCCGCATGCTGACCCCCACCGGAGAATTAGTCGAGCGGGCCCGCCGCGCCGGCGTCGGGGTGCCGGCGTTCAACGTCATCACGATCGAGCACGCCGAGGCGATCGTCACCGGCGCGGAGGCCGCCGGACTCCCGGTGATCCTGCAGGTCAGCGAAAACGCGGTCCGCTTCCACCACGGCCGGCTGGCACCGATCGCCGCGGCCACCCGCGCGGTCGCGTCCGCCGCCGCGGTCGACGTCGCGCTCCACCTCGACCACGTGGAGGACGTCCACCTGGTCGAGCAGGCCGCCGAGTGCGGGTTCGACTCGGTGATGGTGGACCACTCCCGGCTGCCTTATCAGGACAACGTCGCCGCGACCACCGCCGCGGTCGCCCGCTGCCACGGCCAGGGCCTCTGGGTGGAGAGCGAGCTCGGTGAGGTCGGCGGCAAGGAGGGCGCGCACGCGCCGGGCGTCCGCACCGACCCGGCCGAGGCGGCCCGGGTCGTCGCGGCCACCGGAGTGGACGCGCTGGCGGTCGCGGTGGGGTCCTCGCACGCGATGACCGACCGAACCGCACGGCTGGACCACGCGCTGATCGCGGCCCTCCGCGACGCCG encodes the following:
- a CDS encoding isochorismatase family protein, with product MSDLSKDYGDAGFGRPLDWGTSPAVLVIDMVRAYFQPGAELYLGSRSCLDSAARVVTTARRAGVPVLVTQVVYAADGADGGLFYRKVGALRHFAAGASGDLGDVMPEVAPQPGDVVITKQYASAFFGTSLAATLASRRIDTLVICGVSTSGCVRATAVDAISSGYVPIVVREAVGDRDPRPHEASLFDLAAKYAEVWSEADVVRRLRAGSAGTDGRDANRR
- a CDS encoding cytochrome P450, which encodes MTAISERPREYDPIDISSQVFWSTTAPERERTFAILREQRPISWHPTPESGLADQPDDPGFWAVMQHADIVEVSRRNDVFVSGKGVMFGNVPEELLEMSQSFIAMDPPRHTIIRKLVSAAFTPRHVARIEDQIAANARVIVAELAELLAAGGDVDFVSHCASKLPMQTLAQMMGIPESDWDAVVTHANTLVSVADPVFLGDRDPVAVLLDALFALHQEALELAGRRRVEPRDDLMTSLVQAEVDGARLTDAEIAAFFVLLSVAGNDTTRQTTSHAMRALTVFPEQKEWLLADFDGRIGSAVEEFVRWATPVMTFRRTAVAPFTLHGQEIAAGDKVVMFYASGNWDTDVFDHPEQFNLARKPNPHVAFGGGGAHYCLGSNVAKVQLRCLFRELLHQLPTLRVGEPEYVVGAFIHAIRRMPCEF
- a CDS encoding maleylpyruvate isomerase N-terminal domain-containing protein, coding for MSTSDAEARTRIAALRASHDRLRAVAAPLTADQVRSPGYPSEWTIAQVLSHLGSGAEINELLFDAAVNGQEPPVQEDFQAIWAVWDAKTPDAQAADVLTADARLVEKVEALDADQRASLTFALWSGPSDVAGFVSSRLSEHAVHVWDVEVMLDPSATVLPDAVGIVLDVAQQLVRFAGKPGPAGRIHVTLTDPDREYALVLGEQVALEPWDGGESTGSLDLPAEAFLRLLYGRLDPAHSPSVTAQNVDLDALRAVFPGF
- a CDS encoding DeoR/GlpR family DNA-binding transcription regulator, whose amino-acid sequence is MQTELRESRGYRVPRSSLRRAERVSVVLQRLAADGSVDAGVLADEFAVSAATIRRDLQILEDQKLLSRTHGGAVAVDVAYELPVRYRAGQNRDAKALVARRAAALLPKGPLTLGLTGGTTTHLLARLLAERVDLTVVTNALNVASELALRPRLKLIMTGGVSRTQSYELVGPIADRTLEGLNIQVAVVGVDGISARGGLTTHDEIEAHTNACLIRRAERVIVVADGSKVGRVYLAGICPVTDVSVLVTDSTADPAGLDEIRRAGTEVVVATP
- a CDS encoding sugar isomerase, whose amino-acid sequence is MDATAHEISSQPDVWERALTLADDAHAVVAAPGDRTLILGCGTSWFVAQSLAELREAAGFGETDALCASEYVPRRRYDRVVAITRSGTSTEVLDALRAVPSGTRRVAVTAVTGEAVDDLVDERLVLNFADETSVVQTRFPTTVLATARAAFGADLTHLVADGRAALAAPLPADPAAVDHLVFLGTGWTVGLAHEAALKAREAAQAWSESYPARDYRHGPVAVAGARSLVWSFGAVPESLDDVARSAGATPYRDTRDPLAQLVLAQRFAVALAAHRGLDPDRPRLLTRSVVLA
- a CDS encoding carbohydrate kinase family protein — its product is MSTRDLDVLVVGDANPDLVLRGDVVPRFGQAEQLLSRADLVLGGSAAITAAGCARLGLRTALLARVGDDVFGTVTRGWLADRGVALYSPRPGGAQPTGLSVVLSAPDDRAILTLPGTIPTLSPDDVTDELLRRTRHLHVASVFLQPRLADGLADVLARARAAGIGTSLDTNWDPAERWTGIRDLLAQVDVFLPNTAELLAVTGADDPESAAKSLVTAGTTVVLKDGARGGRAWAVDGECAAPIVPVDLVDTTGAGDSFNAGFLAARLAGAPLDEAVAWAAAAGSLSTRAAGGTAAQATPDEIRAALRAG